The following proteins are encoded in a genomic region of Phalacrocorax carbo chromosome 2, bPhaCar2.1, whole genome shotgun sequence:
- the ABCB8 gene encoding mitochondrial potassium channel ATP-binding subunit, translating to MLLPVLPLLRGLGARAGLRSVPAALRPPPAPGRSLRYGWGRLGLAGPPRLPPGPTRPALRCLLLAGPATACVALGLLGTAARCQEATVAAVPVPAEPAPPRPEPTFDWPAFWTFLRPQLLALSAAVVLALGAALLNVHIPVLLGQLVNVVARCARGHITGYLQEVRRPALRLLAVYCLQGLLTFGYIALLARVGEQVAGSMRKALFVSLLRQDVAFFDANRTGQLVNRLTADIQEFKSSFKLAISQGLRSGTQTAGCFVSLYLLSPKLTGLLLVALPMLVGAGALIGAVLRSLSRRAQEQVAKATGVADEVLGNVRTVRAFAMEDRQAGLYCAEVDRAGRLNERLGLGIAAFQGLSNLALNGIVLGTIFVGGSLMAGDELSPGDLMSFLVASQTVQRSMANISILLGQVVRGLSAGARVFELLTLEPSVALRGGGSIPSHSLLGRICFHRVSFSYPTRPGYLVLRDFSLTLPPCKTVAIVGPSGGGKSTVAALLERFYEPTQGTITLDGHDISSLDPSWLRGQVIGFISQEPVLFGTTIMENIRFGKPGASDAEVYAAAQLANADSFIRSFPEGYNTVVGERGATLSGGQKQRIAIARALLKDPAVLILDEATSALDAQSEKVVQEALDRAASGRTVLLIAHRLSTIQAADLIVVLAQGRVAEAGTHEELLRRGGLYAELIRRQTKDRT from the exons atGCTGCTGCCGGTGCTGCCGCTGCTGCGGGGTCTGGGCGCTCGGGCCGGGCTCCGCTCTGTCCCCGCTGCGctgcggccgccccccgccccggggcgcaG TTTAAGGTATGGGTGGGGGCGTCTGGGGCTCGCCGGCCCCCCTCgcctcccccccggccccacaCGGCCAGCCCTGcgctgcctgctcctggccGGCCCGGCCACAGCCTGCGTGGCACTCGGCTTGCTGGGCACAGCCGCGCGCTGCCAGGAGGCCACCGTCGCcgccgtccccgtccccgccgAGCCCGCGCCACCCCGGCCGGAGCCCACCTTCGACTGGCCGGCGTTCTGGACCTTCCTGCGCCCCCAGCTCCTGGCCCTctcggcggccgtggtg CTGGCATTGGGCGCAGCCCTGCTCAACGTCCACAtcccggtgctgctggggcagctggtGAACGTGGTGGCCCGCTGCGCCCGCGGCCACATCACCGGCTACCTGCAGGAGGTCCGGCGCCCGGCCCTGCGCCTGCTCGCCGTCTACTGCCTGCAG GGGCTGCTGACCTTCGGGTACATCGCGCTGCTGGCACGGGTCGGGGAGCAGGTGGCGGGCAGCATGCGCAAGGCGCTCTTCGTCTCCCTGCTCCG GCAGGACGTGGCATTCTTTGATGCCAACCGGACGGGGCAGCTGGTGAACCGGCTGACGGCCGACATCCAGGAGTTCAAGTCTTCCTTCAAGCTGGCCATCTCCCAG GGCCTGCGCAGCGGCACGCAGACGGCAGGCTGCTTCGTCTCGCTCTACCTGCTCTCGCCCAAGCTGACCGGCCTCCTGCTCGTGGCGTTGCCCATGCTGGTGGGCGCCGGGGCCCTCATCGGCGCCGTCCTCCGCAGCCTCTCCCGACGGGCGCAGGAGCAG GTGGCCAAGGCCACTGGGGTGGCAGACGAGGTGCTGGGAAACGTCCGGACCGTGCGCGCCTTCGCCATGGAGGACCGGCAGGCAGG GCTGTACTGCGCCGAGGTGGACCGCGCCGGCCGGCTGAACGagcggctggggctgggcatCGCCGCCTTCCAGGGGCTCTCCAACCTGGCGCTCAACG GCATCGTCCTGGGGACCATCTTCGTGGGCGGCTCGCTGATGGCCGGGGACGAGCTCTCACCGGGCGACCTCATGTCCTTCCTGGTGGCCTCACAGACGGTGCAAAG GTCCATGGCCAACATCTCCATCCTGCTTGGGCAG GTGGTGCGAGGTCTGAGCGCTGGCGCCCGCGTCTTCGAGCTGCTGACGCTGGAGCCCAGCGtggcgctgcggggcgggggctcCATCCCCAGCCACTCTCTGCTCGGCCGCATCTGCTTCCACCGCGTCTCCTTCAG ctACCCCACCCGCCCCGGCTACCTGGTCCTGCGGGACTTCAGCCTCACGCTGCCACCCTGCAAGACAGTGGCCATCGTGGGACCCTCTGGAGGAG GGAAGTCAACGGTGGCGGCGCTGCTGGAGCGGTTCTACGAGCCCACGCAGGGCACCATCACCCTGGACGGCCACGACATCTCCTCCCTGGACCCCTCCTGGCTGCGAGGGCAGGTCATCGGCTTCATCAGCCAG GAGCCGGTGCTTTTCGGAACAACCATCATGGAGAACATCCGCTTCGGGAAGCCGGGAGCCTCTGACGCGGAGGTGTACGCCGCGGCCCAGCTCGCCAACGCCGACAGCTTCATCCGCAGCTTCCCTGAGGGCTACAACACCGTTGTGG GTGAGCGCGGCGCGACGCTCTCGGGCGGTCAGAAGCAGCGCATCGCCATCGCCCGCGCTCTGCTGAAGGACCCGGCCGTTCTGATCCTGGATGAGGCCACGAGCGCGCTGGACGCCCAGTCGGAGAAGGTGGTGCAGGAGGCGCTGGACCGCGCCGCCTCGGGCCGCACGGTGCTGCTCATCGCCCACCGCCTCAGCACCATCCAGGCGGCCGATCTCATCGTGGTGCTGGCGCAGGGCAGGGTGGCCGAG GCAGGGACCCACGAGGAGCTGCTGCGACGGGGGGGTCTCTACGCCGAGCTCATCCGCCGACAGACCAAGGACCGGACCTGA